The DNA segment ATCGATAGACAGGACAACCACGCCTTTCTCGGCATATTTCCGCGCGATATCGGCGAGTTGCGGGTCCGCCCCGCGCGAATAGGGACATTCCTGCGAGGTGAACACGAGGGCGACCACCTTGCCCTTGTACTGGGCAAGAGTATGTTCCGTTCCGGTCACATCGGTCAGTTTGAAGTCGGGGACAACGGAGCCCACGGCCAGCGGCTTCAGGTCCGCCTGCGAATCCGCCGAACCGCAGCCCGGCAGAAACCCTGCCAACATAGCCGTTACCGCAATCCCGAGACCAGCCGCCAGTGCAAAGTGTTTTGATTTCCGCATAGACTTCTATCCTCCATTTCCTTGCGCCTCACGCGGCGCGCTTGGTCGTGCAACCCCATGCCCTT comes from the Candidatus Hydrogenedentota bacterium genome and includes:
- a CDS encoding redoxin domain-containing protein gives rise to the protein MRKSKHFALAAGLGIAVTAMLAGFLPGCGSADSQADLKPLAVGSVVPDFKLTDVTGTEHTLAQYKGKVVALVFTSQECPYSRGADPQLADIARKYAEKGVVVLSIDSHKDTTPEQIRQYRDDKQLPFPILKDPGNKYADAVGAKQTPEVFLVDKKGKLAYHGAFDDRRGTDEPGETPYLANAIEALLADKTPDPADTRQWGCSIKRAS